The following coding sequences lie in one Paracidovorax avenae genomic window:
- the mraY gene encoding phospho-N-acetylmuramoyl-pentapeptide-transferase → MLLMLSQWLQGLSPEFGFFRVFQYLTFRAVMAAMTALLIGLLAGPKVIRMLTALKIGQPIRGYAMESHLSKSGTPTMGGVLILGAIAISTLLWFDLSNRFVWVVLAVTLGFGAIGWVDDWRKVVRKDPEGMRSREKYFWQSVIGIVAALYLVFCISENSNARVFELFVTWIQSGFSMDLPPQAGLLVPFFKEVSYPLGVLGFVILTYLVIVGSSNAVNLTDGLDGLAIMPVVMVGASLGVFAYVTGSAVYSKYLLFPNIAGAGELLIFCSAMAGAGLAFLWFNTHPAQVFMGDVGALALGGALGTIAVIVRQEIVLAIMGGIFVVEALSVMLQVTWFKYTKRRYGEGRRLLKMAPLHHHFEKSGWKETQVVVRFWIITMLLCLIGLTTLKLR, encoded by the coding sequence ATGCTCCTGATGCTGTCCCAGTGGCTGCAGGGCCTGTCGCCCGAATTCGGCTTCTTCCGCGTCTTCCAGTACCTCACCTTCCGTGCGGTGATGGCTGCCATGACGGCGCTGCTCATCGGGCTCCTGGCGGGCCCGAAGGTGATCCGCATGCTCACCGCGCTCAAGATCGGCCAGCCGATCCGCGGCTACGCGATGGAATCGCACCTGTCCAAGAGCGGCACGCCCACCATGGGCGGCGTGCTCATCCTGGGCGCCATCGCCATCTCCACGCTGCTGTGGTTCGACCTGTCCAACCGCTTCGTCTGGGTGGTGCTGGCCGTCACCCTGGGCTTCGGTGCCATCGGCTGGGTGGACGACTGGCGCAAGGTCGTGCGCAAGGACCCGGAAGGCATGCGCTCGCGCGAAAAGTACTTCTGGCAGTCCGTCATCGGCATCGTGGCCGCGCTCTACCTGGTGTTCTGCATTTCCGAGAATTCCAACGCGCGCGTGTTCGAGCTCTTCGTCACCTGGATCCAGTCGGGTTTCTCGATGGACCTGCCGCCCCAGGCGGGCCTGCTCGTGCCGTTCTTCAAGGAAGTGAGCTACCCGCTGGGCGTGCTGGGCTTCGTGATCCTGACCTACCTCGTCATCGTGGGCTCCAGCAACGCGGTCAACCTGACCGACGGGCTGGACGGCCTGGCCATCATGCCGGTGGTCATGGTGGGCGCCTCCCTGGGGGTGTTCGCCTATGTCACGGGCAGCGCGGTGTATTCCAAATACCTGCTCTTTCCCAACATCGCCGGCGCGGGCGAACTGCTGATCTTCTGCTCGGCCATGGCCGGCGCGGGGCTGGCCTTCCTGTGGTTCAACACCCATCCGGCGCAGGTGTTCATGGGCGACGTGGGCGCGCTCGCGCTGGGCGGCGCCCTGGGCACCATCGCCGTGATCGTGCGCCAGGAAATCGTGCTGGCCATCATGGGGGGCATCTTCGTGGTCGAGGCCCTGTCGGTGATGCTGCAGGTCACGTGGTTCAAATACACCAAGCGCCGCTACGGCGAGGGCCGGCGCCTGCTCAAGATGGCGCCGCTGCACCACCATTTCGAGAAGAGCGGCTGGAAGGAGACGCAGGTCGTCGTGCGCTTCTGGATCATCACCATGCTGCTGTGCCTGATCGGCCTCACCACGCTCAAACTGCGATGA
- the murF gene encoding UDP-N-acetylmuramoyl-tripeptide--D-alanyl-D-alanine ligase, which translates to MSGTPMLTLQQAHALVQARVPQARLVGEPGTPLLRVHTDTRTLQAGDLFVALRGERFDANAFLAQARAGGAAAALAHPGRLDSASLPGIEVPDTLAALGALAAGWRARLDLPLIGVTGSNGKTTVTQMTAAVLRAWKGDAAFATQGNFNNDIGVPLMLLRLRAAHEAAVIELGMNHPGEIAVLAGIAQPTVALVNNAQREHLEFMHTVQAVAEENGSVISALPPGGVAVFPADDAYAPLWRGLAGARRCLAFGVEPGSTADVRCTRAHWDSGAWNVHIDTPLGGFDGTVRIAGRHNVANALAATACALAAGAPLDAIARGLAAFEPVKGRSRAFTAAVPQPGGGSRRITAVDDTYNANPDSMHAAIDVLGELPGPRLLVMGDMGEVGDQGPRFHAEAGAHARDRGIERLFALGALGIHAVQAFGPQARHFDDMASLLAAVQEAAPSTGSVLVKGSRFMKMEQVVQALEAPDAVSQIHPGGSGQGAAAGARAALQGGAACS; encoded by the coding sequence ATGAGCGGCACCCCCATGCTCACGCTGCAGCAGGCCCACGCCCTCGTGCAGGCCCGCGTCCCGCAGGCGCGCCTCGTGGGCGAGCCAGGCACGCCCCTTCTGCGCGTGCACACCGACACGCGCACGCTGCAGGCGGGCGACCTGTTCGTGGCGCTGCGGGGCGAGCGTTTCGACGCCAATGCATTCCTCGCGCAGGCGCGTGCGGGCGGCGCGGCAGCGGCCCTGGCCCACCCGGGCCGGCTCGATTCCGCGAGCCTGCCCGGCATCGAGGTGCCAGACACCCTGGCCGCCCTGGGCGCCCTGGCCGCCGGCTGGCGCGCGCGCCTCGACCTGCCCCTGATCGGCGTCACGGGGAGCAACGGCAAGACCACCGTCACGCAGATGACCGCGGCGGTGCTGCGTGCCTGGAAGGGCGACGCCGCATTTGCAACGCAAGGCAACTTCAACAACGACATCGGCGTGCCGCTCATGCTGCTGCGCCTGCGCGCCGCGCACGAGGCCGCTGTGATCGAGCTCGGCATGAACCATCCGGGCGAGATCGCGGTACTGGCCGGCATCGCGCAGCCCACGGTCGCGCTGGTCAACAACGCCCAGCGCGAGCACCTCGAATTCATGCACACGGTGCAGGCGGTGGCGGAGGAGAACGGCTCGGTGATCTCCGCGCTGCCGCCCGGCGGCGTGGCGGTGTTCCCGGCGGACGATGCCTATGCGCCGCTCTGGCGAGGCCTGGCCGGCGCGCGCCGCTGCCTCGCGTTCGGGGTGGAGCCCGGCTCCACGGCGGACGTGCGCTGCACCCGTGCGCACTGGGATTCCGGCGCCTGGAACGTACACATCGACACGCCCCTGGGCGGATTCGATGGCACCGTGCGCATCGCAGGGCGCCACAACGTGGCCAATGCACTGGCCGCCACGGCCTGCGCGCTGGCAGCAGGGGCTCCGCTCGACGCCATCGCGCGCGGCCTCGCGGCCTTCGAGCCGGTGAAGGGCCGCTCGCGCGCCTTCACGGCCGCGGTGCCGCAGCCGGGCGGCGGCTCCCGCCGGATCACGGCCGTGGACGACACCTACAACGCCAACCCCGATTCCATGCACGCAGCCATCGACGTGCTGGGCGAGCTGCCCGGCCCGCGGCTGCTGGTGATGGGCGACATGGGCGAGGTCGGCGACCAGGGGCCGCGGTTCCACGCGGAAGCGGGAGCGCATGCGCGCGACCGCGGCATCGAGCGGCTGTTCGCGCTGGGAGCGCTCGGCATTCACGCCGTGCAGGCCTTCGGGCCGCAGGCACGGCATTTCGACGACATGGCATCGCTGCTCGCGGCGGTGCAGGAAGCCGCGCCCTCGACAGGCAGCGTGCTGGTGAAGGGATCGCGGTTCATGAAGATGGAACAGGTGGTGCAGGCGCTGGAGGCGCCGGATGCGGTGTCGCAGATCCACCCCGGAGGCAGCGGCCAGGGCGCCGCAGCGGGCGCGCGCGCCGCCCTGCAAGGGGGGGCCGCATGCTCCTGA
- the rsmH gene encoding 16S rRNA (cytosine(1402)-N(4))-methyltransferase RsmH produces MADTTTLLHTTVLLDEAVDALLGGAGPSPAGVWIDATFGRGGHSRRILERLGPQGRLVAFDKDPEAIQEAARITDARFSIRHEGFRHLADLPERSAAGILMDLGVSSPQIDSPGRGFSFRFDGPLDMRMDTTRGESVADWLATADVGQIAEVIREYGEERFAGPIAKAIAARRAERGPLRTTSELAQLVAGAVKTREAGQNPATRTFQALRIFINAELEELQAALEASLRVLAPGGRLAVISFHSLEDRIVKQFIAQHSREVYDRRAPFAAPQPMRLKALDRIKPGASEVDANPRARSAVMRVAERTEVPA; encoded by the coding sequence ATGGCGGACACCACGACACTGCTGCACACCACCGTCCTGCTGGACGAGGCGGTCGATGCCCTGCTGGGGGGCGCCGGCCCCTCGCCCGCCGGCGTCTGGATCGACGCGACCTTCGGCCGGGGAGGGCACTCGCGCAGGATATTGGAGAGGCTGGGGCCGCAGGGCCGCCTCGTGGCTTTCGACAAAGACCCCGAGGCGATCCAGGAAGCAGCGCGCATCACCGATGCGCGCTTTTCCATTCGGCACGAGGGTTTCCGCCACCTGGCCGACCTGCCCGAGCGCAGCGCGGCCGGCATCCTCATGGATCTCGGCGTGAGTTCGCCGCAGATCGACAGCCCCGGGCGCGGCTTCAGTTTCCGGTTCGACGGCCCCCTGGACATGCGCATGGACACCACGCGCGGCGAGAGCGTGGCCGACTGGCTGGCGACGGCCGACGTGGGGCAGATTGCGGAGGTGATTCGTGAATACGGTGAAGAACGGTTTGCTGGCCCCATTGCAAAGGCGATTGCTGCTCGGCGCGCGGAGCGCGGCCCGCTGCGCACCACTTCCGAGCTGGCCCAGCTCGTGGCTGGCGCGGTCAAGACCCGCGAGGCCGGCCAGAACCCCGCGACCCGGACCTTTCAGGCTCTTCGGATTTTCATCAACGCAGAACTTGAGGAGCTGCAGGCCGCGCTAGAGGCCAGCCTGCGCGTGCTCGCGCCGGGAGGCCGGCTCGCGGTCATCAGCTTCCATTCGCTCGAAGACCGCATCGTCAAGCAGTTCATCGCGCAGCACTCCCGGGAGGTCTATGACCGCCGCGCGCCGTTCGCCGCCCCGCAGCCGATGCGGCTGAAGGCGCTGGACCGCATCAAGCCGGGCGCCTCCGAGGTGGATGCCAACCCGCGCGCGCGCAGCGCCGTGATGCGCGTGGCCGAGCGCACGGAGGTGCCGGCATGA
- a CDS encoding UDP-N-acetylmuramoyl-L-alanyl-D-glutamate--2,6-diaminopimelate ligase yields the protein MTEPQSPSGHPTPPLLGSVPEALEWLRAHAPHGALRTDSRQVEPGDIFIAWPGAATDGRMHVGEALARGAAACLVEREGVEAFRFGADGVAALRDLKAATGLLAADWFGMPTQRLDVVAVTGTNGKTSTTWWLADALNQLAGSGLATHGGCGLIGTLGVGVPPVLEGTGLTTPDPVRLQQAFAGFVANGLGACAIEASSIGLAEHRLAGMRLRVAVFTNFTQDHLDYHAGMAAYWQAKSALFDWPGLQAAVVNIDDPRGGELADTLAQRPIDLWTTSITGPARLQARDITWGEGGLRFTVAEGVQAHVLQTRVIGHYNIHNLLAVVASLRALGIPLEHALWACAQLAPVPGRMELIHESGQPLVAVDYAHTPDALEQALQALRPVAEQRGGRLWCVFGCGGNRDRAKRPLMGRIAQQRADAVIVTSDNPRNEAPGAILHEILLGTVAGTTVQAEPERDAAIARAIAEADGRDVVLIAGKGHEDYQESAGVRRPFSDAAHARAALAQRESAAGGDAGGTA from the coding sequence ATGACCGAGCCCCAGTCCCCGTCCGGACACCCCACGCCCCCGCTGCTCGGCTCCGTGCCGGAGGCGCTGGAGTGGCTGCGCGCCCATGCACCGCACGGCGCGCTGCGCACGGACAGCCGCCAGGTCGAGCCCGGCGACATCTTCATCGCCTGGCCCGGTGCGGCCACCGACGGCCGCATGCACGTGGGCGAGGCGCTCGCGCGCGGCGCGGCCGCCTGCCTGGTGGAGCGCGAAGGCGTGGAGGCCTTCCGCTTCGGCGCCGACGGCGTGGCGGCGCTGCGCGACCTCAAGGCCGCCACCGGCCTGCTGGCCGCCGACTGGTTCGGCATGCCCACGCAGCGCCTGGACGTGGTGGCGGTGACCGGCACCAACGGCAAGACCAGCACCACCTGGTGGCTCGCCGATGCGCTGAACCAGCTGGCGGGCAGCGGCCTGGCCACCCACGGCGGCTGCGGCCTGATCGGCACCCTGGGCGTGGGCGTGCCGCCCGTGCTGGAAGGCACCGGCCTCACCACGCCCGACCCCGTGCGGCTGCAGCAGGCCTTTGCCGGCTTCGTGGCCAACGGGCTGGGCGCCTGCGCCATCGAGGCCTCGTCCATCGGGCTGGCGGAGCACCGCCTGGCGGGCATGCGCCTGCGCGTGGCCGTCTTCACCAATTTCACGCAGGACCACCTGGACTACCACGCGGGCATGGCGGCCTACTGGCAGGCCAAGAGCGCGCTCTTCGACTGGCCCGGACTGCAGGCGGCGGTCGTGAACATCGACGATCCGCGCGGTGGCGAGCTGGCGGACACGCTCGCGCAGCGCCCCATCGACCTCTGGACCACCTCGATCACCGGCCCGGCCCGGCTGCAGGCCCGCGACATCACGTGGGGCGAGGGCGGCCTGCGCTTCACGGTGGCCGAAGGCGTGCAGGCCCACGTGCTGCAGACGCGCGTGATCGGCCACTACAACATCCACAACCTGCTCGCCGTGGTCGCCAGCCTGCGCGCGCTGGGCATTCCGCTCGAACATGCGCTCTGGGCCTGCGCACAGCTCGCGCCGGTGCCGGGCCGCATGGAGCTCATCCACGAATCTGGCCAGCCGCTGGTGGCCGTGGACTATGCCCACACGCCCGATGCGCTCGAGCAGGCCCTGCAGGCGCTGCGCCCCGTGGCGGAGCAGCGCGGCGGGCGGCTGTGGTGCGTTTTCGGCTGCGGCGGCAACCGCGACCGGGCCAAGCGGCCGCTCATGGGCCGCATCGCGCAGCAACGCGCCGACGCGGTGATCGTGACCAGCGACAATCCGCGCAACGAGGCGCCGGGTGCCATCCTGCACGAGATCCTGCTGGGCACGGTGGCCGGCACCACGGTGCAGGCCGAGCCCGAGCGCGATGCCGCCATCGCGCGCGCCATCGCCGAAGCGGACGGGCGCGACGTGGTGCTCATCGCCGGCAAGGGGCACGAGGACTACCAGGAATCCGCGGGCGTGCGCCGGCCTTTCTCGGACGCCGCCCATGCGCGCGCCGCGCTGGCGCAGCGCGAGTCCGCGGCCGGCGGGGATGCGGGGGGCACGGCATGA
- a CDS encoding penicillin-binding protein 2: protein MSRSVLYTSSPLLASKTPVWRSKFIVAMVALGFLALAGRAAYVQVFGNDFFQRQGEVRFARTLELPANRGRILDRNGLILASSVPAASIWAIPEDVEQDKPEVQAKLRQLARLLEMPLSALQAKLADEDKTFVWIKRQLDWEVGQQIAALDIKGIYQRKEYKRQYPEGESAAHVVGFTNVEDHGQEGVELAFDKDLAGKPGSRRVIKDRLGRVVEGVGAEVPPVDGKDMQLSIDSKVQFFAYQKLRDQVALHKAKAGSVVVIDAHTGELLALANYPSYVPDKRQNLTGEQLRNRAITDVFEPGSTMKPFTIGLALETGRVRPDTIIDTNPGRVTITGSTISDTHNYGVLTVEGVIQKSSNVGTTKIAMQMPAKEMWETFSAAGFGQKPQIHFPGVVSGRLRPYKTWRPVEQATMSYGYGLSASLLQMARSYTVFANGGKIIPATMLKTSEPAVGVPVFSERTASQIRKMLQMAAGPGGTGQQAQTVGYSVGGKSGTARKQVGKSYASGKYRAWFTGMAPIDKPRIIVAVMIDEPSAGSFYGGAVAAPVFSEVVQQTLRMMGVAPDMAVKPRIVSNGVEESL, encoded by the coding sequence ATGAGCCGCAGCGTCCTCTACACCTCCAGCCCGCTGCTCGCGAGCAAGACGCCCGTCTGGCGCAGCAAGTTCATCGTCGCCATGGTGGCGCTGGGCTTCCTGGCGCTGGCCGGGCGCGCGGCGTACGTGCAGGTGTTCGGCAACGACTTCTTCCAGCGCCAGGGCGAAGTGCGCTTCGCACGCACGCTGGAACTGCCCGCCAACCGCGGCCGCATCCTGGACCGCAACGGGCTCATCCTCGCCTCCAGCGTGCCCGCCGCCAGCATCTGGGCCATTCCGGAAGACGTGGAGCAGGACAAGCCCGAGGTGCAGGCCAAGCTGCGGCAGCTTGCCAGGCTGCTGGAGATGCCGCTGTCCGCCCTGCAGGCGAAGCTGGCCGACGAGGACAAGACCTTCGTCTGGATCAAGCGGCAGCTCGACTGGGAGGTGGGCCAGCAGATCGCCGCCCTGGACATCAAGGGCATCTACCAGCGCAAGGAATACAAGCGCCAGTACCCCGAGGGCGAATCGGCCGCGCACGTGGTCGGCTTCACCAACGTGGAAGACCATGGCCAGGAGGGCGTGGAACTGGCGTTCGACAAGGACCTGGCCGGCAAGCCCGGCTCGCGCCGCGTCATCAAGGACCGCCTGGGCCGTGTCGTGGAAGGCGTGGGGGCCGAGGTGCCTCCCGTCGATGGCAAGGACATGCAGCTGTCCATCGACAGCAAGGTGCAGTTCTTCGCCTACCAGAAGCTGCGCGACCAGGTGGCGCTGCACAAGGCCAAGGCGGGCAGCGTGGTCGTGATCGATGCGCACACCGGCGAACTGCTGGCGCTGGCCAACTACCCGAGCTACGTGCCCGACAAGCGGCAGAACCTGACCGGCGAGCAGCTGCGCAACCGCGCCATCACCGACGTGTTCGAGCCCGGCTCGACCATGAAGCCCTTCACCATCGGCCTCGCGCTCGAGACCGGCCGCGTGCGGCCCGACACCATCATCGACACCAACCCCGGGCGCGTCACGATCACGGGCTCGACGATCTCCGACACCCACAACTACGGCGTGCTGACCGTGGAGGGCGTGATCCAGAAGTCCAGCAACGTGGGCACGACCAAGATCGCCATGCAGATGCCGGCCAAGGAGATGTGGGAAACCTTCTCCGCCGCGGGATTCGGCCAGAAGCCGCAGATCCATTTCCCCGGCGTGGTGAGCGGGCGGCTGCGTCCCTACAAGACCTGGCGCCCGGTCGAGCAGGCCACCATGTCGTACGGCTACGGCCTCTCGGCCAGCCTGCTGCAGATGGCGCGCTCCTATACGGTGTTCGCCAACGGCGGCAAGATCATTCCTGCCACCATGCTCAAGACCAGCGAGCCCGCCGTGGGCGTGCCGGTGTTCTCCGAGCGCACCGCCTCGCAGATCCGCAAGATGCTGCAGATGGCGGCAGGCCCGGGCGGCACGGGCCAGCAGGCGCAGACCGTGGGCTATTCCGTGGGCGGCAAGTCCGGCACGGCGCGCAAGCAGGTGGGCAAGAGCTATGCCTCCGGCAAGTACCGCGCCTGGTTCACCGGCATGGCGCCGATCGACAAGCCGCGCATCATCGTCGCGGTGATGATCGACGAGCCCAGTGCCGGCTCGTTCTACGGCGGCGCCGTGGCTGCGCCCGTGTTCAGCGAAGTCGTGCAGCAGACGCTGCGCATGATGGGCGTGGCGCCGGACATGGCCGTCAAGCCCCGGATCGTCTCCAACGGCGTGGAGGAGTCGCTATGA
- the hslU gene encoding ATP-dependent protease ATPase subunit HslU, which produces MSSMTPQEIVSELDRHIVGQSGAKRAVAIALRNRWRRQQVDPALRQEITPKNILMIGPTGVGKTEIARRLARLADAPFIKVEATKFTEVGYVGKDVDSIVRDLVEVAVKQTREADVKKVRARAEDAAEDRILDVLIPTARTGEQPADSTARQVFRKKLREGQLDDKEIEIDLADARPQLEIMGPQGMEEMAEQLRGMFSQMGQERRKTRKLRIAEALKLLTDEEAGKLVNEEEVKTRALQNAEQNGIVFIDEIDKVATRQEAGGSDVSRQGVQRDLLPLVEGTTVSTKYGMVKTDHILFIASGAFHLAKPSDLIPELQGRFPIRVELESLSVGDFEAILTQTHASLVKQYQALLATEGVTLEFVPEGITRLARIAFEVNERTENIGARRLSTVMERLLDEESFDAAKLSGQTVRVDADYVDGRLASLSQNEDLSRYIL; this is translated from the coding sequence ATGTCGTCCATGACCCCCCAGGAAATCGTCTCCGAGCTCGACCGCCACATCGTCGGCCAGTCGGGCGCCAAGCGCGCCGTCGCCATCGCGCTGCGCAACCGCTGGCGCCGCCAGCAGGTCGATCCGGCGCTGCGCCAGGAGATCACCCCCAAGAACATCCTCATGATCGGCCCCACCGGCGTGGGCAAGACGGAAATCGCCCGCCGCCTCGCCCGGCTGGCGGACGCCCCGTTCATCAAGGTGGAGGCCACCAAGTTCACCGAGGTGGGCTATGTCGGCAAGGACGTGGACTCCATCGTGCGCGACCTCGTCGAGGTGGCCGTCAAGCAGACCCGCGAGGCCGACGTGAAGAAGGTGCGTGCCCGGGCCGAGGACGCCGCCGAAGACCGCATCCTCGATGTGCTCATCCCCACGGCGCGCACGGGCGAGCAGCCCGCTGACAGCACTGCGCGGCAGGTGTTCCGCAAGAAGCTGCGCGAGGGCCAGCTGGACGACAAGGAGATCGAGATCGACCTGGCCGATGCCAGGCCGCAGCTCGAGATCATGGGCCCGCAGGGCATGGAGGAAATGGCCGAGCAGCTGCGCGGCATGTTCAGCCAGATGGGCCAGGAGCGCCGCAAGACGCGCAAGCTGCGCATCGCCGAGGCGCTGAAGCTGCTTACCGACGAAGAGGCGGGCAAGCTGGTCAATGAAGAGGAAGTCAAGACGCGCGCCCTGCAGAACGCCGAGCAGAACGGCATCGTGTTCATCGACGAGATCGACAAGGTCGCCACGCGCCAGGAGGCGGGCGGCTCCGACGTCTCCCGCCAGGGCGTGCAGCGCGACCTGCTGCCGCTGGTGGAGGGCACCACGGTGAGCACCAAGTACGGCATGGTGAAGACCGACCATATCCTCTTCATCGCCTCCGGCGCCTTCCACCTGGCCAAGCCGAGCGACCTGATTCCCGAACTGCAGGGGCGCTTTCCCATCCGCGTCGAACTGGAGTCGCTCTCCGTGGGCGATTTCGAGGCCATCCTCACGCAGACCCATGCCTCCCTGGTGAAGCAGTACCAGGCGCTGCTGGCCACCGAAGGGGTCACGCTGGAGTTCGTCCCCGAGGGCATCACCCGGCTGGCCCGGATCGCCTTCGAGGTGAACGAGCGCACCGAGAACATCGGCGCGCGCCGGCTGTCCACGGTCATGGAGCGGCTCCTGGACGAGGAGAGCTTCGACGCCGCGAAGCTCTCCGGCCAGACCGTGCGCGTCGATGCCGACTACGTGGACGGACGCCTCGCGAGCCTCAGCCAGAACGAGGATCTTTCGCGCTACATCCTGTAA
- the mraZ gene encoding division/cell wall cluster transcriptional repressor MraZ: protein MFQGASSLSLDAKGRLSVPTRHRDVLSATAGGQLTITKHPHGCLMVFPRPEWEKFRERIAELPMSAQWWKRIFLGNAQDVEMDGTGRVLVAPELRQAAGITKDTMLLGMGHHFELWDKATYEAQEAQAMQGEMPEAFKDFSF from the coding sequence GTGTTTCAAGGGGCGTCATCGCTGAGTCTGGATGCGAAGGGTAGGCTTTCCGTGCCCACCCGGCATCGTGACGTCCTGAGCGCGACGGCCGGCGGACAGCTCACCATCACCAAGCACCCGCACGGCTGCCTGATGGTCTTCCCCCGCCCCGAATGGGAAAAATTCCGCGAGCGCATCGCCGAACTGCCGATGTCCGCCCAATGGTGGAAGCGCATCTTCCTGGGCAACGCCCAGGACGTGGAGATGGACGGCACGGGCCGCGTGCTCGTGGCACCCGAGCTGCGGCAGGCCGCCGGCATCACCAAGGACACCATGCTGCTGGGCATGGGCCACCACTTCGAGCTCTGGGACAAGGCCACCTACGAGGCGCAGGAAGCCCAGGCCATGCAGGGCGAGATGCCCGAAGCCTTCAAGGACTTTTCTTTCTGA
- the ftsL gene encoding cell division protein FtsL — protein sequence MTRLSLVLLLGVLASALYLVHTQYESRLLFTELDRAIGESRRLETEHQRLQVEKRAQATPLRVEKLARDRLQMRTATPAITQYVTDDGTPVPTPTAPASAATAPAGVRR from the coding sequence ATGACGCGCCTGAGCCTCGTGCTGCTGCTGGGCGTGCTGGCCAGCGCGCTCTACCTCGTGCACACGCAGTACGAGTCGCGCCTGCTGTTCACCGAGCTGGACCGCGCCATCGGCGAGTCCCGCCGCCTGGAGACGGAGCACCAGCGGCTGCAGGTCGAAAAACGCGCCCAGGCCACGCCGCTGCGGGTGGAGAAGCTCGCGCGCGACCGGCTGCAGATGCGCACGGCCACGCCCGCGATCACCCAGTACGTGACGGACGACGGCACGCCCGTGCCGACCCCCACCGCGCCGGCCTCCGCCGCCACGGCGCCTGCGGGAGTTCGCCGATGA